TTTTACCGTTAACAAGATCCAATGTGGCATGGGCGGATAAATGCAGACCGAACATGGCAACAAATGCAAATACAAGCTTAATCAGTGGTAATTTCATTTGAAATCAGTCATTTAGCGAAGTAAATCACTATTTTAAAGCCAGATGACAAATATGCCTTATTCCGCCTGAATTGAGAGGTAGACGTTATAGGCATTCATGCGGTTTGCCGCCCTAAACAAGGGCATTCCTTCGTATTCGGACCAATCAGCCTGCTGATAGGCCTCCTCAAAAGGATCCATATCGATAGCCGCCTTTGCCATCGATTGACGTAAATACCTTAGATATTCCCTGGTGAAGCCAATATCTTGAATTGGATTAATAGAATGCGCACCATGACCAGGAATCACAATACTGGGATTTAGTGATTCGATCTCATTCAAAGCTTGCAGCCAGCCCTTACTATCAGCATTACCAACAAAAGGGATGCGACCCCGAAAAACCAAGTCTCCTGCAAAAAGGACTTTTTCAGATGGCACATAAATAATTGAGTCCTCGGGCGCATGAGCGGGCCCCACTTTACTAATCTTAAGCTCGACGCCGCCGACTGTGAGCGTAAAACTCTGATCTATCCAGACGTCTGCTGAGATTAAATGAGTAGAAGAATTTACCCAGGGAGCAAAATCAATTCGAGATGCAATGAGCCGCTGATTGGCAGTTTCAGAGGAGATGTAGTTTCTACCCTCACCTTGCGCATAAATCTTTGCCCCAACATTCTTAAACTCTTGGAGCCCGTAGACGTGGTCTGCATGGTAGTGCGTGACGATAACAGCGACTATTTTTTGAGACGTGAGCTTTTTAATTTCAGCAATGAGTTTCTTGGCAAGCGCTGGTGAGCCCAAGGCATCAACGACAACAACACCCTTAGGCGTAATCACAAACCCAGCATTAGAAATAAAATTTTGATTTTTACTGCTACCCATCTCCGCTAAGCCTTTTATAAAATACGTATGAGGCGCAACCTGAATGGGGTTTAAGATTAATTCATCAGAAGCATGAACGGTTTGTATAGATATCAGCAGCCAGAGCGAACCTATAAAAAGTACTCGCAGAACATAAGAGCACAACATATAGCACGCTATTTGCATAACTTACGGCTTGATATAAGCGAAATGATTTTGATGCTGAAGGTCGGCAACTCGAACCACTCCCGATGGAGTGAAGTCTGTATCTAGGGTAAATTGATCTTTCTTCAGATTACGGTTCGTTAATGTAATCTCGCATACCTCAAAACGAACCCCACGTGATTTCAATGCACCAACTAGGGGTGCGTATTCAATTCCATTCTTCTTATCTTTTGCACCTTCCATCATGATATCGACGCCATTGGCATGAGTAACCACAATGATCTTAGTCTTTGGGGATACATCCAAATGATTTCGTATATTACGCAGACCTTTGATGCCCTGAGACTCAGCATCATCAATGTGATAAACCACTTCTGTGGGTCCTGCTGCATAAGCTCCGCTAGTAAACAGGGTAAAAGTAACAGCCAAGCATTGAAGTAATTTTTTCATTATTGATCTCGGATAAAAAGTATTAGAGTGAAACCATTCCAGGATTATTTTTTACACCCTTAATCATCGGTTCATTGAGCTTCACAGCTCTAACAACCTTCACATCACGCAAATGGCGCTCCATCACATCCCAAATCGGTTCTCCACCGACATTCTTAGCATCTTCGCTAACCGGCGCCCAACCAGCAACCTTATATGTCTTGCTAGGATCAATATCCTTGCCATTTAAACGCATATCACTAATCCGCTTACCAGCAGATGCTACTGGATCAATGGTGTATTGCATGCCACCCACACGAACCATGTCGCCACCTTGCTGGTAATACGGATCGGGATTAAATAAGTTGTCTGCCACATCTTCCAAGATAGTCTTGATAGTTTCGCCAGTCATATTGGTAACTGTGGTGTATGGATAGGTAATAGCAGTTTGATCTAACAAGTTCTCACGAGTAATAGCTTGCCCTGGCAATAAGCTGGTGCCCCAACGGAAGCCTGGAGAGAAAGCAATTTCCGCATTCTTCTGAGCCATCAATCCGTCCAAAATTAATTGATCGAAACTGCCGTTGAAATTACCGCGACGATACAAAAGACCATCGGTAGTGGCTAATTTTTCAGTCAACTCAGCTTCATATGGCGCTCGTACCTTAGCGATCAGTTTATTCATCGCAGGATCAGCGGGAATCATATTCGAGAATATTGGGAAAAGCTTGTAGCGGAAATCTACTGGCTTGCCACCTTTCACATCAAAATCCAGCACGCCCAAGAATTTACTATTGGAACCCGCGTTAGTAACTAAAGTTACCCCGCCTGGGTTCTTTACCTTGACTGGAGTCGGAACGCCATCATGCGTGTGACCTCCCATAATCGCATCTAAGCCAGCAACACGAGATGCCATCTTTAAATCAACGTCCATACCGTTATGGGATAGCAACACAACTACTTTGGCGCCTTTAGCCTTTACTTCATTAATGGTCTTCTGAAGATTTTCTTCCTGAATACCAAATGTCCAGTCCGGCGTGAAATAGCGTGGGTTAGCAATCGGCGTGTATGGGAAAGCCTGGCCAATGATGGCCACTTGAATACCATTCTGCACCTTCATTAAATAGGAATTGAAGA
This genomic stretch from Polynucleobacter corsicus harbors:
- a CDS encoding MBL fold metallo-hydrolase is translated as MLCSYVLRVLFIGSLWLLISIQTVHASDELILNPIQVAPHTYFIKGLAEMGSSKNQNFISNAGFVITPKGVVVVDALGSPALAKKLIAEIKKLTSQKIVAVIVTHYHADHVYGLQEFKNVGAKIYAQGEGRNYISSETANQRLIASRIDFAPWVNSSTHLISADVWIDQSFTLTVGGVELKISKVGPAHAPEDSIIYVPSEKVLFAGDLVFRGRIPFVGNADSKGWLQALNEIESLNPSIVIPGHGAHSINPIQDIGFTREYLRYLRQSMAKAAIDMDPFEEAYQQADWSEYEGMPLFRAANRMNAYNVYLSIQAE
- a CDS encoding DsrE family protein gives rise to the protein MKKLLQCLAVTFTLFTSGAYAAGPTEVVYHIDDAESQGIKGLRNIRNHLDVSPKTKIIVVTHANGVDIMMEGAKDKKNGIEYAPLVGALKSRGVRFEVCEITLTNRNLKKDQFTLDTDFTPSGVVRVADLQHQNHFAYIKP
- the soxB gene encoding thiosulfohydrolase SoxB, with translation MSLNRREFLQALAIASAGGMSLQSNFASAQTTAQKFYELPKFGNVHFLHFTDCHAQLLPIYFREPNVNLGIGDQEGKTPHLVGEYFLKANGIKPGTHDAHAFTYLDYVAAAQNYGKMGGFAHMATLIKQIKASRPGVMLLDGGDTWQGSATALWTNGQDMVDAALLLGVDVMTPHWEMTLGEKRVMEIVNGDFKGKVSFLAQNIKTADFGDSVFNSYLMKVQNGIQVAIIGQAFPYTPIANPRYFTPDWTFGIQEENLQKTINEVKAKGAKVVVLLSHNGMDVDLKMASRVAGLDAIMGGHTHDGVPTPVKVKNPGGVTLVTNAGSNSKFLGVLDFDVKGGKPVDFRYKLFPIFSNMIPADPAMNKLIAKVRAPYEAELTEKLATTDGLLYRRGNFNGSFDQLILDGLMAQKNAEIAFSPGFRWGTSLLPGQAITRENLLDQTAITYPYTTVTNMTGETIKTILEDVADNLFNPDPYYQQGGDMVRVGGMQYTIDPVASAGKRISDMRLNGKDIDPSKTYKVAGWAPVSEDAKNVGGEPIWDVMERHLRDVKVVRAVKLNEPMIKGVKNNPGMVSL